The following proteins come from a genomic window of Triticum aestivum cultivar Chinese Spring chromosome 6A, IWGSC CS RefSeq v2.1, whole genome shotgun sequence:
- the LOC123131661 gene encoding hydroxycinnamoyltransferase, producing MAGEEEVQVVESCFVTPAKDTPRKALRLSPLDLLMLANRGYTPLVHFYRRRCSVDDFFDVAKLKTALGKALVPFYPMAGRLRADADGRLEIDCNGEGMPFLVAHCHLTVDDFSEFKPSPRLRGLFVPHTDDSEGIVCSTQVTFLKCGGVALGTAVHHGAMDGTAAFHFFQTWSAFSREGDWAVMKTPYHDRSLLFARNPPFVHPDTLSIFCLKVNMSQLSGPVVNEVFTLGKGQVSTLKRICGGDMSTFSVVSAHMWQCMCLARRLPPNCTMHLVFPANVRRSMTPPLPDGYFGNAITYVSVANEARGIASGDLAYIVRRIRDSLSRVDDELVHSAVDYLELAKTDNRPATGSLPATDMRVVSWLGMPVYDVDFSWGKPLAMLRAESNRGGYVHLIDSGHGDGSIRLVMCIEASILKEFKRLLYAKFESMVYSKF from the exons ATGGCCGGTGAGGAGGAGGTGCAGGTGGTAGAGTCCTGCTTTGTAACGCCGGCCAAGGACACGCCGCGAAAAGCACTGCGGCTGTCACCACTCGACCTCCTCATGCTAGCCAACAGAGGCTACACCCCACTCGTCCACTTCTATCGCCGCCGATGTTCCGTCGACGACTTCTTCGACGTGGCTAAGTTGAAGACAGCACTGGGCAAGGCCCTCGTGCCCTTCTACCCCATGGCCGGCCGCCTCAGGGCCGACGCCGACGGCAGGTTAGAGATTGACTGCAACGGCGAGGGCATGCCCTTCCTCGTGGCTCACTGTCACCTCACCGTTGATGACTTTAGCGAGTTCAAGCCATCACCAAGGTTAAGGGGGTTGTTTGTTCCCCACACCGACGACTCAGAGGGCATCGTGTGCAGCACTCAG GTGACATTCTTGAAGTGTGGTGGGGTGGCCTTAGGGACGGCAGTGCACCATGGCGCTATGGATGGCACTGCCGCGTTCCACTTCTTCCAGACATGGTCTGCTTTCTCAAGGGAGGGCGACTGGGCTGTGATGAAGACCCCCTACCACGACCGCAGCCTCTTGTTTGCGCGCAACCCACCCTTTGTTCATCCCGACACCCTCTCCATTTTTTGCCTCAAGGTAAACATGTCACAGCTGTCGGGGCCAGTTGTGAACGAGGTTTTCACCCTTGGCAAGGGCCAAGTTTCCACTCTCAAGCGCATCTGCGGTGGCGACATGAGCACCTTTAGTGTCGTGAGTGCCCACATGTGGCAGTGCATGTGTTTAGCCCGGCGGCTACCGCCGAACTGCACGATGCACCTCGTGTTCCCGGCCAATGTTCGGCGCAGTATGACGCCGCCTCTTCCGGACGGCTACTTCGGCAACGCGATAACATATGTAAGTGTTGCCAACGAAGCACGGGGCATCGCCTCAGGTGACCTGGCCTACATAGTGCGCCGGATTAGAGACAGCCTCAGCCGGGTGGACGATGAGCTAGTGCATTCTGCAGTCGACTACCTCGAGCTAGCAAAGACGGACAACCGCCCTGCTACAGGCAGTTTGCCAGCGACAGATATGAGAGTGGTTAGTTGGCTTGGCATGCCGGTGTATGATGTGGATTTCAGTTGGGGAAAGCCATTGGCTATGTTGCGTGCTGAATCAAACCGCGGAGGCTATGTGCACCTGATTGACAGCGGGCATGGGGATGGCAGCATACGCCTAGTCATGTGTATAGAGGCTTCAATTCTCAAGGAGTTCAAGCGTTTGTTGTATGCCAAGTTTGAGAGCATGGTGTATTCCAAGTTCTAG